In Paenibacillus sp. FSL M7-0420, a single genomic region encodes these proteins:
- the aguB gene encoding N-carbamoylputrescine amidase: protein MRQVKVAATQMSCSGDIDENIRKAETLVREAAAQGAQIILLQELFETPYFCQKEKSDYYAYATELEQNKAVNHFKAIAKELAVVLPISFYEKKNYARYNSLAVIDADGTVMGKYRKSHIPDGPGYEEKFYFNPGDTGFKVWNTRYAKIGVGVCWDQWYPEAARVMSLMGAEILFYPTAIGSEPQDGSIDSKDHWQTCMLGHAAANLIPVVASNRIGKETDEDSSIDFYGSSFIAGPQGNKIVEAGRDEQTVLVSEFDLDALEVGRIEWGIFRDRRPELYRMIASYDGDLTF, encoded by the coding sequence ATGAGACAAGTAAAAGTAGCCGCGACGCAAATGAGCTGTTCCGGCGACATAGATGAGAATATCCGCAAGGCGGAGACACTGGTAAGAGAGGCAGCCGCTCAGGGTGCGCAGATTATTCTGCTGCAGGAGCTCTTCGAGACGCCGTATTTCTGCCAGAAGGAGAAGTCGGATTACTACGCCTATGCTACGGAGCTGGAGCAGAACAAGGCGGTGAATCACTTCAAGGCGATTGCCAAGGAGCTTGCGGTGGTGCTGCCGATCAGTTTTTATGAGAAGAAGAATTATGCGCGGTACAACTCGCTGGCGGTCATTGATGCGGACGGAACCGTGATGGGCAAATACCGCAAGAGCCATATTCCTGACGGTCCGGGCTATGAAGAGAAATTCTACTTCAACCCGGGCGATACCGGCTTCAAGGTGTGGAATACCCGCTATGCCAAAATCGGAGTCGGCGTATGCTGGGACCAATGGTACCCGGAAGCTGCCCGGGTGATGAGCCTGATGGGTGCGGAGATTCTGTTCTACCCTACAGCGATCGGCTCGGAGCCGCAGGATGGGTCGATTGATTCCAAGGATCACTGGCAGACCTGCATGCTGGGGCATGCTGCCGCTAACCTGATTCCTGTAGTAGCCTCCAACCGGATTGGCAAGGAGACTGACGAGGATTCCAGCATTGACTTCTACGGCTCGTCGTTCATCGCTGGTCCGCAGGGCAACAAGATTGTCGAAGCCGGACGGGATGAGCAGACTGTGCTGGTCAGTGAGTTCGACCTGGATGCGCTTGAGGTTGGCCGGATCGAATGGGGGATCTTCCGTGACCGCCGTCCGGAGCTGTACCGGATGATCGCTTCCTATGACGGCGATTTGACCTTCTAA
- a CDS encoding transporter substrate-binding domain-containing protein, giving the protein MGIRKKWAMSGMVALLVLAMAGCSSGNDAKGGSADGKSLKIATDASYAPMEYMDTDTIKGFDIDFIKAVMAEAGIDYTVTNTGWDTMLTSVKQGTEYQAGVSSVSITDERKETYDYSIPYFESTNMIMVKEGSDIKSALDLKGKKVAVQAATTADELMSGIMGVDNGNLKRFDSNAVALMELNGGGADAVVADIAIVNEYIKNNPKEKLTGIIDKENFGSEYYGILYPKGSEWKAKLDPAIKKVIENGKYAEIYKEWFGEEPDTAALMNAK; this is encoded by the coding sequence ATGGGAATCCGGAAAAAGTGGGCGATGTCAGGTATGGTGGCACTCCTGGTCTTGGCAATGGCGGGTTGTAGCTCTGGTAATGATGCGAAAGGCGGCAGTGCGGACGGGAAAAGCCTCAAAATCGCTACCGATGCCAGCTATGCACCAATGGAGTATATGGATACCGATACGATCAAGGGCTTTGACATTGATTTCATTAAGGCGGTGATGGCGGAGGCCGGCATTGATTACACGGTCACAAACACAGGCTGGGATACCATGCTGACGAGTGTGAAGCAGGGTACTGAATATCAGGCGGGTGTATCCTCGGTATCGATTACAGATGAGCGCAAGGAAACCTATGACTACTCCATCCCTTATTTCGAATCTACGAACATGATCATGGTGAAGGAAGGCAGCGACATCAAATCCGCCCTGGACCTGAAGGGGAAGAAGGTTGCGGTTCAGGCAGCCACGACAGCAGATGAGCTGATGAGCGGCATTATGGGCGTCGACAACGGCAATCTGAAGCGGTTCGACAGCAATGCGGTAGCGCTGATGGAGTTGAACGGCGGCGGAGCGGATGCGGTGGTTGCGGATATCGCCATCGTGAACGAATACATCAAAAACAATCCGAAGGAGAAGCTGACAGGCATTATCGACAAGGAGAATTTTGGCTCCGAGTACTACGGCATTCTGTATCCTAAGGGCAGTGAATGGAAGGCGAAGCTGGACCCGGCGATCAAGAAGGTCATCGAGAACGGCAAATATGCGGAGATCTACAAGGAATGGTTCGGCGAAGAGCCGGATACGGCGGCGCTTATGAACGCGAAGTAG
- a CDS encoding agmatine deiminase family protein has product MHPRDLHYTMPAEWAKHERTFISWPVKDSMVHPDNHEAVSAGYAEIIRAIAEFEPVTVIVNPEELDQVEKLALGGNVTLLPVRHNDAWLRDNGPTFLTGPDGKLAGVNWKFNAWGGKYSPWDLDDEVAPQILKHLGVSAFDAPLVMEGGSIHTDGEGTLLTTEECLLNTNRNPGLSREEIAAYVKQYTGTESIIWLKRGLSGDETDGHVDNIACFAAPGKVIIQVCEDPQDENYAITQENLRILEQTVDAKGRKLEIIRIQQPPRVDFEGSRLTLSYLNFYFVNGGIILPVFGGTAAETDKLAEETLAGLFPGRRIRTVNGMAVIGEGGNVHCTTQQMPAVE; this is encoded by the coding sequence ATGCATCCACGTGATTTACACTATACAATGCCTGCCGAATGGGCCAAGCATGAACGGACCTTCATTTCCTGGCCGGTGAAGGACTCTATGGTACACCCAGATAATCATGAAGCGGTTAGTGCGGGCTATGCCGAGATTATCCGGGCGATTGCCGAATTCGAGCCGGTGACGGTTATCGTCAATCCAGAGGAGCTGGATCAGGTAGAGAAATTGGCGCTCGGCGGGAATGTAACACTGCTCCCCGTCCGGCACAACGATGCCTGGCTGCGGGACAATGGACCGACCTTCCTAACGGGTCCTGACGGGAAGCTGGCCGGGGTCAACTGGAAATTCAATGCCTGGGGCGGCAAATACTCGCCTTGGGATCTCGATGATGAGGTAGCTCCGCAGATTCTGAAGCACCTGGGAGTCAGCGCATTCGATGCTCCGCTGGTGATGGAGGGCGGCTCGATTCATACGGACGGTGAAGGCACGCTGCTGACCACCGAGGAATGTCTGCTCAACACCAACCGCAATCCGGGCTTAAGCCGCGAGGAGATTGCTGCATATGTGAAGCAATATACCGGGACCGAGTCCATCATCTGGCTGAAGCGCGGCCTCAGCGGGGATGAGACGGACGGGCATGTCGATAATATCGCCTGCTTCGCGGCACCGGGCAAGGTGATTATTCAGGTCTGCGAGGACCCGCAGGATGAGAACTATGCGATTACGCAGGAGAATCTGCGCATCCTGGAGCAGACGGTTGATGCCAAAGGCCGGAAGCTGGAGATTATCCGCATTCAGCAGCCGCCCCGCGTGGACTTCGAGGGCAGCCGCCTGACGCTGAGCTATCTGAACTTTTATTTTGTGAACGGCGGAATTATCCTGCCGGTCTTCGGCGGTACGGCGGCTGAGACGGACAAGCTGGCTGAAGAGACGCTGGCCGGGCTGTTCCCAGGCCGCCGTATCCGTACCGTGAACGGAATGGCCGTGATCGGCGAAGGCGGCAACGTGCATTGCACCACCCAGCAGATGCCTGCGGTGGAGTAG